CAGCGCGGTACTGAGGATCAGGGCGATCACGGGCGCCAGGGTGTTCCACACGCTGGTGCGGGCCGCGCCGAGCACCTGCGCGCCGCGCGCCCACGCGAGGTACGCCACGACGTTCGCGCCCAGGCCGCTGAGCGCCACGCCCGCCCAGGCCAGCGGCGGCGTGCCGCTGAGCTGAACGTGCGGCGCGGCGTACAGCAGGTACGGCAGGCTGCCCAGCGTGAGGCTGAACGCCACGAACGGCAGCGCCCCCACCTGCGCGGACAGCGTGCGGTTGAACAGCGTGTACAGCGCCCAGGCGGTCGCGGCGGCCAGCAGCCACCCCATGCCGACGAGCGTGACGGGCGCACCGGGTTGCCGCGTGAGCAGCAGCAGGGTCAGCAGGCCCGTGAAGGCCAGCCCCACCCCGGCCGCCTGCCGGCGTGTGACCGCCTGGCCCAGCAGCAGGCCCAGCGGCAGGACCAGCACCGGCACCATGCCGTTCACGACCCCGGCCACGCCCGCCGGGGACAGGCGGATGCCGGTCAGGAACAATGTCTGGAACACACTGTTGCCCAGCAGGCCAACGCCGGCCACGGTCAGCCAGGTGCGCCGCGACCAGCGGGGCCACCCGCCGCTGCGCACGGCCAGCGTCACGAGGACCGTGCCGGCCAGCGCGAACCGTCCGGCGTTGATGCTCTCGGGATTCAGGTGTGACAGCAGCGCCTTGAGCAGAACGACGTTCCCGCCCCACAGGATCACCGTGACGATCACGCCGGCCAGCGCCAGGGTCGCGGCGCGTGAATCGGTGGAGGCAGGAGCAGGCACGCCCGCGAAGATACGCCATGCCCCCCGGTGGGTGGCCGAGTGACCGGGACGCCGTGCGTGCGTGGCGCGCATCCGGTAGGATGACCCGGCCTGAAGGAGATCAGAAACTGTGCCCGTCACCCGCCTGGAAATCTGCACCGAACACCTCACCATCGATCAGCGCGAGGACCTGCTGGACGCCGTCTGGACGGCGCTGCGCATCAGTCCCGGCATGGTCACTGCCGACGGGAACGTGGAACTGGTCCTCTCGCAGTGCGGTCCGGCCACCGCGCCGGATGACGCGCCGCTGGTCCGCGTGAACGACATCGAGTACCGCAACGTCACGCCCGAACGCCTCGTGACCCTCATGAAACGCTGGTCCCGCTGACCTGAACTGCCCGTTCAGGGTGCGCGCCCGGTCCGGCCGGTCAGGGCTTCGAGCGCGGCCTGCAGGGTCGTGTCGCGGCCCTCGCCGGTCAGGGCCTGCAGGTCCGTGGGGGCCAGCAGGTCCGGCTGCACCCGCTCGGGCAGGGGCGTGCCGTCCGGCCAGTAGGCGCGCAGCATGGTCACGGACAGCACCCCGCCGTCCGGGAGCGGCTGGAAGGTCACGCCGCTGTTGCCCACGCCGCGGGTCGCCTCGCCCACCGCGAGCGCCCCGGCCCGCTGCGCGTAGTACGTGAAGACCTCCGAGCAGGACGCGGTGTTCGGGCCGACCAGCACCGCGGCTGGCCCGGACCACACCGCCGCTTCCTGGGGGTGCGGGTCGAGCGGCCGGGCGGGGCGGCCGCCCGCCCCGGCGTACACGGCGCCGCCCGTCCGGGAACGGGCGCGGTACTCGACGGGTGCGAACACGCTGGCCGCCGCGACGCACTGCGTGAGGCTGCCACCCCCGTTGAAGCGCAGGTCCACCACGAGTGCGCGCGCGCCGGCCTGCGCGGCCTGCTGCACGCGTGCCAGGAACTGCTCGGCCGTGTCGGCCGGCAGGAACGACGCGACCGTGACCACGGCCGTCCGGCTGTCCGGGCCGGCCCAGGTCAGCGTCGGTTCGTCCCGCGCGGTCAGCGGTTCGCTGCTCAGCGTCAGCGGGTGTGGGGGCTGACCGGCGCGGCGCACCTCGACCTCGAACGGTTGACCGGCGCGTTCCAGGCGGGTGAACTCGGTCGGGCCGACCGGGGCGTTGTCCCCGTCGCGTCTGCCGGCCGGCTGGCCGTTCACGCTGGGCAGCAGGTCCAGGGGGCGCAGCCCGGCGCGCGCCGCCGGGCTGCCCGGCATGACCGACGCGACCAGCAGGCCCCCCTCGACCCGCACCACCCGCGCGCCCGTCCGCAGAACCGCGCGGTTCTCCTGCACCTCGCGCAGGCGCAGCGCACCCTCCGGATCGCGGACGTTCGTGTGTGCGTCCCCGACCTCCCGGAACAGGCTGGTCAGGACCTCGCGGGCAGTGTCGAAGGAGCAGGTGTCCGCTGCCGGCGCGCAGCGTTCCTCCAGGGTCCGCCCGTACTGTTCACTCAGGGTGCGCAGGTCGGCTGTGGACCACCCGTAGTAGTCCCGCAGGACCGAACTGGTCGCCGCGCGGTACAGGTCCGTGGCGGGGCTGGCCGACGCGCACGGAACGGTCAGCAGGGTCAGCAGCGCCGCGCGGCGCAGGCCGGAAAGAGACAGGAGGGGCACCCGTCCAGTAAAGCACCGGCCGC
Above is a genomic segment from Deinococcus depolymerans containing:
- a CDS encoding S41 family peptidase: MPLLSLSGLRRAALLTLLTVPCASASPATDLYRAATSSVLRDYYGWSTADLRTLSEQYGRTLEERCAPAADTCSFDTAREVLTSLFREVGDAHTNVRDPEGALRLREVQENRAVLRTGARVVRVEGGLLVASVMPGSPAARAGLRPLDLLPSVNGQPAGRRDGDNAPVGPTEFTRLERAGQPFEVEVRRAGQPPHPLTLSSEPLTARDEPTLTWAGPDSRTAVVTVASFLPADTAEQFLARVQQAAQAGARALVVDLRFNGGGSLTQCVAAASVFAPVEYRARSRTGGAVYAGAGGRPARPLDPHPQEAAVWSGPAAVLVGPNTASCSEVFTYYAQRAGALAVGEATRGVGNSGVTFQPLPDGGVLSVTMLRAYWPDGTPLPERVQPDLLAPTDLQALTGEGRDTTLQAALEALTGRTGRAP
- a CDS encoding NAD(P)H-dependent oxidoreductase subunit E, which produces MPVTRLEICTEHLTIDQREDLLDAVWTALRISPGMVTADGNVELVLSQCGPATAPDDAPLVRVNDIEYRNVTPERLVTLMKRWSR
- a CDS encoding DMT family transporter — translated: MPAPASTDSRAATLALAGVIVTVILWGGNVVLLKALLSHLNPESINAGRFALAGTVLVTLAVRSGGWPRWSRRTWLTVAGVGLLGNSVFQTLFLTGIRLSPAGVAGVVNGMVPVLVLPLGLLLGQAVTRRQAAGVGLAFTGLLTLLLLTRQPGAPVTLVGMGWLLAAATAWALYTLFNRTLSAQVGALPFVAFSLTLGSLPYLLYAAPHVQLSGTPPLAWAGVALSGLGANVVAYLAWARGAQVLGAARTSVWNTLAPVIALILSTALLHERLPLTVWAAAGVILGGAALANWPGRTAAPPTSGATENAPTR